A window of Garra rufa chromosome 11, GarRuf1.0, whole genome shotgun sequence genomic DNA:
GAAGGTAATCTTATAGAATCAGATTTTTTTGCAGATTCTTTTAAAGTTGGTCAAATGCTCACAGTCTGACCAAAGACAATAACTGTGACCGCTATGCTTCTAACCTGGATCCAGCCAGCGGAGCGGCCCACGCGGTCTCATGATATATGCAGCGCTGCCAACAAAATCACCCCCATCAGCCACTATGATGCTGTCCTCAGCCAAGAGCTCCTCCGCACGATGCAAAACACTCAGAGGATTCAAATGCCTCTCTGTCTTCTCATCCGCTTTTGCTCTGAGGGCAAAAACTGGCATTATGAGAAACCATACTGGTAGATAACATCCATTCTAATTAACAGGTGAGAATATTGCCAATTGTTTGGTTGTCCACATGTGGCCTTTCCAGAGACAGCTGAATTAAGATCACCTGTTAGCTTTCTCTTTGATAGCATCTCCCTCTTTCAGGCTCCTAGGCCATTCCTCTGGACATCTGTGTCCCTTTAGGGCTTTTGAGAGACGCAGGAGGAAAGAACCAGCATCGCCTGAATACGTCGAGAAAGGAAACCTTGTTACATAACATTGTTACATACTGTACATAACATGCCTTTTTATAATCTTTGCTTAGGTGTTAAAAGGTCACAGCTGTAAATGTATTCTAGCAGTCTCCAAAAATAAAACGAAGAACTTAGTATAATAATGTTTTGCCAAATCTaattgtaaaaattgtaattaaaaaaaaaaaaaaattatcatctGATGTCATAGTGATTAATATATAGAGTAAGTAAACTGTACCATAAATTTAAATTACaagtatatattttgtaaaagtaAAATGTACAGTAGTTGTTCACCTTGAATGGCCACTGTTGGCTTCCAGAACATGTCTGAGTTCTTCAGTAGCTGACATTTGTCTCTGTTGACTGCAATGATTTTGCTCCGTCTGTTCAGCACTCTTCCGTAACTCAGTCTGAAATCACACACCGTGCCTATGCACCAAAACACATTTAGAAACAAGAATAGACTATCCAAAACCCACATTCCCACTTCTTACAAATTTACTTTTTTCAAGCCATTGAATTTTGCCAACATTTCCAGACTTTCCAAACATACAGAGTTTTTGAATGGACATATTCCAACTGTTCAGTAGGTGGCGATGTTTCCTACCTGCCAGCAGCACGAGGTCAGCATCTTTTAGGGCATCTCTCCGGTTTTGTCTAATGTGTAGTGGACTGTTTTTTCCCAGCATCCCTCGAGACATTCCACCCAGGAAGCAGGGAATACCTAAAGATTCTAAGGCATTTCTGTGACAGAAGCATAGAAAAAAAAGTCTCACTAAAAATCAGACTAAAAATTTACCTCAAGAATTAGTTACATCATGTAATTCACTGGTTGTGGCTGTTTTGGACTTAGAAACCAAATTTTCGATCAATGCAATCTATACAGTACCAAAAGTCAAGTCAAAAGTCAAGTCTGGACACACTGATTTTACGTTTATTAAGATCTTAGAAATCATTTTGGTCTAAAAGTTTATgcagaaaaatataaaatgtcattttgtTAATATATTTACACAGCTGTGCCTGGGCATTAACAAAATCAACAAATAAACGCTGCAACGCCACCATACATAACCTTCTCCAATACTGTTTTACAGCATCCCAGGATGCATTTCATGAATCAAGACAAGGACCATGACACCAAAGACAAACTATAAGAAGGCATtgatttgttttgcatttttgttCACTGCATAATTCTTATACTTCATGTGCCTTCTCATACTTTTTGTCTTTGAGCAGGTATGTCCACATTTTTGAATGTATGCATTTTGATGTTTGAATTCATGTAATATGTCAGTATTAGGGTACGACGGGGTAAAAAGgcgcctttgatattattttcctccaAACCACTAAATGGCAGAAAAACATGTTGtggcactttccaaaacatccgcATGAGATTTTGGCTGATGCTTGACGCGATCACGGGCAGCAGCGCAAAAGTCGATTCTGTGCTGACTTGGTCTAATATTTGATGATTTAAAAAacgttgtagatttaagtagcaaatgagaatcgcaaaaattcttgaatatatcttgagacaaaggtcttcttaatgattttcaattttgtttaagataattaaagcaacaacgaaagaatatgtaaaagtatggtatttgggtaaaaagcacccctgctgttggggctaaaaggcccAATAATCATGATAACTAATAGAAGGGTGACTTTTCTAATTGCTGACATGGTATTGTtaagattcagatggtaaatatcatgtATTATGTTGGGTGCCCATGTTAAAGACAGACACAACGTTTAGAATGAAACCCTCATATTTCAAAACATGCTATTTATCATATCATTTAATAAAAtctaatttgttgttactactgtcaATCTATATTCaattactatgggatctccttcaatgctttcagaatctttacattttaaaataattgtgtttctgtattttataatatatgttttattttagcgCATTTTAATCAGtgtatttattaaacaaaaataagcagaaaatagtacaaactttgctaaagtgattgttttgaacaagtattaactctgacattatatatatatatatatatataaaaaaaaaatttttagggTGGGCAATTAGGCACATTGTACACTACTTATTTAATTTACAGGTGTTGGTAGTGGGTAAACCTGGACTGGTGACCCAAAGGTCAGATGTTCATAGATCTGAAAATGCGACCCCTCAACTCTTCATTGAACATCTGAATAAATGGCTACTCAATTTACCTGACATCATCTGCTGGCGTAGGGGGTAAAGTCGCCTGACTGCCTAACAGTATGACAGGTTTCTTGGCTCTGCTCACCAATTCCACACACCTTTGGACCTGGGAAGAGTAAAGGGTTAAAAGCGACCCAAGTGCAATGTAATCTTATCTTCTGTACTTGGGGTAAAAGTCCACATTTCAACACTTCTCGTTTCATAAAAGGTTTAGACTAGTCTTGTGTAGTCatctatttattttcttttattttcatcAAAATTGGTTATATTTCTTTTTTCATTCAGTTACATTCAATCGTCGATTAGTTGAATCCAAGAAAGGAAGACTGATTACCTCTTGGCTAACTGCTAGTTGGTTAGACtagttcttaagacactgtcttCACATAGAGgctaagtttatgcaactggccccttgTGTAATTTATGTAAtgtgttatatatatgtatatgtgtgtgtgtgtgtgtgtgtgtgtgtgtgtgtgtgtgtgtgtgtgtgtgtgtgtgtgtgtgtgtgtgtgtgtgtgtgtgtgtgtgtgtgtgtgtgtgtgtgtgtgtgtgtgtgtgtgatgatgaAAGAATCATTAATCTTGTAAGTTTCACCTCATCATCTGTGGCGTGTGGGATGTGAACAGGAAGTGGGGACAGATCACGTGTCTCCCAAGCTCCAGCAAACAAGTGTGATAAATGATTTCGGAGGTACCTATAGGATAACAAGAACAAAAATCGTTTCAGTCATGCTAAagaaatttattaaaaaacattttttggcaTTTAATAATAAGATCATGTGCAGGAATAACAGCATGTGAATAGTGAAAAATGTTTATACCATGCAATGAATTTCCCCATCAGGCCTTTGGGAGTGTTTTTAGGGGCAAACTCTTTCTCCACCACATGGTAAGGGTATAGTGTGTCTATGGGAAACTCTATAAACACTGGGcctgtgataaaaaaaaatactgtagaattatACTCACAGAACTACATTATGCTCATTTACAAATAATCATATGActcaaaacaatatatatatatgtgaccatggaccacaaaaccagtcataagctttctattgatatattgtttgttaaaataggacaatgtttgtctgagatacaactatttgaaaacctggaatctgagggtgcaaaaaaatctaaatattgagaaaatcgccttaaaagttgtccaaatgaagttcttagcaatgcatattactaatcaaaaatcaagtttttatatatttatggtagaaaaattactaaatatcttcatggaacatgatctttacttaatatgctaatgatttttggcataaaagaaaaatcgataattttgacccatacaatgtatttttggctattgctacaaatatacccgtgctacttaagacagattttgtggtccagggtcacatacacatatatatctCATTTCTGCAGTAGTGACACATGAAAACTCTGGATTGGTGAAAAAGGTGATGGTtatctaattattaataattatttgcaTTATTAACATAGTTTGTCTAATAAAACAAATGATATTCATTAATACTCATTCATCTTTAAAAAAAggcacacagttgaggtcaaaagtttacatacaccttgcagaaatggttcaaatgctcactgatgctccagaaggaaagacaaaatcagttaaattgaccctgatcttcaaattcaaaaaaatttCAACCCCTtttttgctcttaatgcattatttttccttctaaagctgcagtgagcgtttgaaccttctgtaatagttgcgtatgagtccctcagttgtcctcagagtgaaaagatggatctcaaaataacacagtcactgttggaaagggtttaaatacacaaaaatgctaaaacaaaaaagaatttgtgggacctgaaggatttttctgaagaacagcgggcagtttaactgtttagccaaacaagggactcctgaacaactattactaaacaaaaaacagctgtggatcattcaggtaacaacaaactattaagaatcaagtgtatgtaaacttttgaacagggtcgtttttataaattcaactgttatattctcttgtggactatatgtgaacatcttttattatatgtaaaatatgtctcattcaggtcagtactaaatagaaaataacgtgtattgtatgatcccttttattttgcagattttgcaaggtgtatgtaacttttgacttcaactgtattctaATGTTTATAGCAAGATCCTAAACTATGAAAGACAAAAAAAGGACACACAGAAATCACAAAATTCCTCAGGTGTGCACAAATCATGTGTTAGAATGCCGAATTTAACAGAAAAGCTAAAAGTTTGCTGGTACGAGTGCACTTCAGGGCAGCTGTACCTGGTGTGCCAGACTGTGCGATGGCCAAGGCTTTCCTGACAGTGGGAACAATTTCTCTCACAGTCCTCACTGATGCACAGAACTTACAGAGAGGCTTGAAGAGGGACATTTGGTCAATATCCTGCAATGCACCTCTACCCTGCAAACAAACCGTCAAACAGACTATTAATGACAAATAACTACAGAGTATGATGCAGGTGACCCCCAACAATTATTTCACTGACATTCAACTGATTAAAAGCGTATTCACACCAAGAATAACTGTAACAATAAATATGTAATAATCATT
This region includes:
- the LOC141345610 gene encoding 2-hydroxyacyl-CoA lyase 2, with amino-acid sequence MDISVVLGCSLGAALGGVIFASYKLGLLYQLFHKTERQSPRHGGESVAEVLRAHGVKFVFTLVGGHISPILVACEKLGIRIVDTRHEATAVFAADAVARLSGSVGVAAVTAGPGLTNTVTAVKNAQMAESPLLLIGGAAATLLQGRGALQDIDQMSLFKPLCKFCASVRTVREIVPTVRKALAIAQSGTPGPVFIEFPIDTLYPYHVVEKEFAPKNTPKGLMGKFIAWYLRNHLSHLFAGAWETRDLSPLPVHIPHATDDEVQRCVELVSRAKKPVILLGSQATLPPTPADDVRNALESLGIPCFLGGMSRGMLGKNSPLHIRQNRRDALKDADLVLLAGTVCDFRLSYGRVLNRRSKIIAVNRDKCQLLKNSDMFWKPTVAIQGDAGSFLLRLSKALKGHRCPEEWPRSLKEGDAIKEKANRAKADEKTERHLNPLSVLHRAEELLAEDSIIVADGGDFVGSAAYIMRPRGPLRWLDPGAFGTLGVGGGFALGAKLCRPESEVWIVYGDGSLGYSVAEYDTFTRHKTPVISLVGNDACWSQISREQVPMLGSNVACGLAFTDYHIVADGYGGKGYLIGREDESQLDDIIKKAQKECREGKAILLNVMIGKTNFREGSISV